One window of the Candidatus Spechtbacteria bacterium genome contains the following:
- the clpP gene encoding ATP-dependent Clp endopeptidase proteolytic subunit ClpP: MNLIPTVIEKSQYGERAYDIYSRLLKERIIFLGGPVDDMVANSIIAQLLFLESQDPKKDIQFYINSPGGSVTAGLAIYDTMQYVKPDVATICVGMAASMGAVLLTAGTKGKRRALPNAEMLIHQVMGGAEGQAVDVEITARQIIKTKERLNSILASHTGQKKEKIDRDADRDFYMSAEEAKDYGLIDAIVKTKQEL, translated from the coding sequence ATGAACCTAATTCCAACAGTCATTGAAAAATCACAATACGGCGAGCGGGCGTACGATATTTACTCTCGTCTTTTAAAGGAGCGCATTATTTTTCTGGGCGGTCCAGTGGATGATATGGTAGCAAATAGTATCATTGCCCAGCTTTTGTTCTTGGAGAGCCAGGATCCCAAAAAAGACATACAATTCTATATCAATAGTCCAGGCGGGTCTGTCACAGCTGGTCTTGCAATTTATGACACCATGCAGTACGTGAAGCCGGACGTGGCTACGATTTGTGTTGGCATGGCAGCATCCATGGGAGCTGTGCTTCTTACGGCTGGCACGAAAGGGAAGCGGCGAGCATTGCCCAACGCGGAAATGTTAATTCATCAGGTGATGGGCGGCGCCGAAGGCCAGGCGGTTGATGTTGAGATTACAGCGCGCCAGATTATTAAGACCAAGGAGCGCCTTAATAGCATCTTGGCGAGCCACACCGGCCAAAAGAAAGAAAAGATCGACCGCGATGCGGACCGCGATTTCTATATGTCTGCCGAGGAAGCAAAGGATTACGGCCTGATTGACGCGATAGTAAAAACAAAACAGGAGTTATAG
- the tig gene encoding trigger factor, which yields MEIQLSNKTETEKQFEVTISVEEMKPYIAHATKKLSENLALKGFRPGKAPDDLVVATVGLGKIWETAAERALEKSFVDACIEHKLDVVASPHVEVLQLAPGNDFHYRATVEFLPEIILPDFRVIASQVREKEKKEIKVEEKEVQSALEWLAKSRATTSAVARAAQNSDVLDIVFEGRIAGVKQENLEGSRQTLVLGEDRLLPGFEKELVGLSVGQEKDFSLTFPKDYGQKALQDKAVDFHVKVESVQERHVPEINDEFAKNVGGFDNLDALKTSIAEGIKFEKDKSEGERVFLKILEAIAKKSTIHIAGTVLEQELDKMMSEFQEQLASMGMNIEAYLAQIKKTEKEIKDSWKDKAKERVEGALVLRAIAKKENIEASEEDVTKRANEYLQEFRNAKEAEKVYGDGEALRGRVKNILRNEKVAEMLKTV from the coding sequence ATGGAAATTCAATTATCAAATAAAACAGAAACAGAAAAACAGTTTGAGGTTACTATTTCGGTTGAAGAGATGAAACCGTATATCGCGCATGCCACAAAGAAGTTGAGCGAGAATCTGGCGTTAAAAGGATTTCGTCCGGGTAAGGCGCCAGATGATTTGGTAGTTGCGACGGTTGGTCTGGGTAAGATATGGGAAACAGCCGCGGAACGTGCTTTAGAGAAAAGTTTTGTGGATGCCTGTATTGAGCACAAGCTGGATGTTGTGGCTTCGCCGCACGTTGAGGTTCTTCAGCTTGCGCCGGGTAACGATTTTCACTATCGCGCAACGGTAGAATTTTTGCCAGAAATTATATTACCTGATTTTCGGGTGATTGCGAGCCAAGTTCGTGAAAAAGAAAAGAAAGAAATAAAAGTTGAAGAAAAAGAAGTGCAGAGCGCGCTTGAGTGGCTGGCTAAATCCCGCGCTACAACAAGCGCGGTTGCGCGTGCGGCGCAAAACAGCGACGTTCTTGATATTGTTTTTGAGGGTAGAATTGCAGGAGTAAAGCAAGAGAATCTTGAAGGTTCTCGCCAAACACTTGTGCTTGGCGAGGATCGCTTGCTCCCTGGTTTTGAAAAAGAACTCGTCGGCTTAAGCGTGGGTCAAGAGAAAGATTTTTCTCTTACCTTCCCCAAGGATTACGGGCAAAAAGCGCTTCAAGACAAGGCGGTTGATTTTCACGTTAAAGTTGAATCGGTGCAAGAGCGCCATGTTCCGGAGATAAACGATGAGTTTGCAAAAAACGTTGGCGGTTTTGATAATTTAGATGCTCTTAAGACAAGCATTGCGGAAGGCATTAAGTTTGAAAAAGACAAATCGGAGGGCGAGCGCGTCTTCCTTAAAATCTTGGAAGCGATTGCTAAAAAGAGCACTATCCATATAGCCGGCACTGTACTGGAGCAGGAATTAGACAAGATGATGAGCGAGTTTCAAGAACAACTTGCTTCAATGGGAATGAACATAGAAGCATATTTGGCGCAAATTAAAAAAACCGAGAAAGAAATAAAAGATTCTTGGAAAGACAAAGCCAAAGAGCGAGTTGAGGGGGCGTTAGTTTTACGAGCAATCGCAAAGAAGGAGAACATAGAGGCAAGCGAGGAAGACGTGACAAAGCGCGCCAACGAATATTTGCAAGAATTCCGTAATGCCAAGGAGGCGGAAAAGGTATATGGAGACGGCGAGGCGCTGCGTGGACGAGTGAAAAACATTTTGCGTAATGAGAAGGTGGCGGAGATGCTGAAGACAGTCTAG
- a CDS encoding sodium-translocating pyrophosphatase, with translation MFLLIPFIVSIIALFVAGLFAMRGLAIPMKNPQVSQISAAIKVAAKAYLARQYRTIFIVALGILVLLMFLGFNIALGFLVGAVASALAGYIGMMVAVSTNGPTAERASGGIIPAFRLSFQSGIVTGMLVVGLGLFVITAFYWWTNDVSSLVGLAFGGSLISVFARIGGGIFTKAADVGADLVGKIEVGIPEDDPRNPGVIADNVGDNVGDCAGMAADVFETYVVSTFSAMLLGSLLFKGVDNAVLFPLMVGAVGIVASLLSLGLVLLANFASVTKNLYLAVIGAAALSLLFLYPITSWMMSDIIPYSPIRLFISVVMGILVGAAMFVVTDYYTSKQFRPVRTIAEASRSGHGTNVIAGLAIGYEATVLPTIFIAAGILLSFMLAGVYGIALAVVGMLSISGVIVTLDAFGPVGDNAGGIAEMAGLPEETRNVTDILDAAGNTTKAVTKGYAIASAGLAAVVLFVAYKEELGDSIDRAFSLEDPRVLIGLMLGGLVSYLFASLNMMAVGKVAAAVVEEVRRQFREMPGIMEGKVKPDYSRAVDIVTGRAIRAMIVPALLPIVAPIVVGMLLGAEALGGLLVGGIITGLFLALSMTSGGGAWDNAKKYIEEGNFGGKGSDAHKAAVTGDTVGDPFKDTAGPAINPMIKVMNIVALLIVKFL, from the coding sequence GGGCTTGCAATTCCCATGAAGAATCCGCAAGTTTCGCAAATTTCAGCGGCGATTAAGGTTGCCGCGAAGGCGTATTTAGCGCGCCAATATAGAACAATATTTATAGTAGCGCTTGGTATTCTCGTGTTGCTGATGTTCTTGGGATTTAATATCGCACTCGGCTTTTTAGTTGGCGCGGTAGCATCGGCTTTGGCAGGATACATTGGCATGATGGTGGCGGTTTCTACTAATGGCCCTACGGCGGAACGCGCTTCAGGCGGCATAATTCCAGCATTTCGTCTTTCATTCCAAAGCGGTATTGTTACTGGCATGCTTGTCGTTGGGCTAGGACTTTTTGTTATAACGGCATTTTACTGGTGGACTAATGACGTTAGTTCTCTAGTGGGTCTCGCATTTGGCGGTTCTCTTATTTCAGTATTCGCGCGTATCGGCGGCGGTATTTTCACCAAAGCGGCTGACGTTGGCGCGGACTTGGTGGGAAAAATTGAAGTTGGTATCCCTGAAGACGATCCTCGTAACCCTGGAGTTATTGCGGATAATGTCGGTGACAACGTAGGGGATTGCGCCGGTATGGCGGCAGACGTGTTTGAAACATACGTTGTTTCAACCTTCTCTGCTATGTTGCTCGGCTCGCTTCTATTTAAGGGTGTAGACAACGCGGTGTTATTTCCGCTCATGGTGGGCGCGGTTGGTATTGTCGCTTCCCTACTTAGTTTGGGTCTGGTTCTTCTTGCAAATTTTGCGTCTGTAACAAAAAATCTTTATCTTGCAGTGATTGGCGCGGCGGCATTGAGTTTGCTATTTCTCTACCCCATTACAAGCTGGATGATGTCTGACATTATCCCCTATTCCCCAATCAGATTATTTATTTCTGTTGTAATGGGTATCTTGGTGGGCGCGGCTATGTTTGTTGTAACAGATTACTATACTTCAAAGCAGTTTCGTCCAGTACGCACGATTGCCGAAGCATCTCGCTCTGGCCACGGCACTAACGTTATTGCCGGCCTTGCTATTGGATATGAGGCAACCGTACTTCCTACTATATTTATTGCCGCGGGAATTTTATTAAGCTTCATGCTCGCTGGAGTTTATGGTATCGCGCTTGCTGTAGTCGGAATGCTTTCCATATCCGGCGTGATAGTTACCCTAGATGCGTTTGGCCCAGTGGGGGACAACGCGGGCGGTATCGCCGAGATGGCGGGATTGCCAGAAGAGACGCGAAACGTTACTGATATCCTTGACGCGGCAGGCAACACCACAAAAGCAGTTACTAAAGGATACGCTATTGCTTCGGCAGGGCTCGCGGCGGTTGTATTATTTGTTGCATATAAAGAAGAGCTTGGTGATTCTATTGACCGCGCTTTCAGCTTGGAGGATCCTCGTGTTCTAATCGGGTTGATGCTTGGAGGATTGGTTAGCTATCTTTTTGCTTCATTAAATATGATGGCGGTAGGCAAGGTTGCGGCAGCTGTTGTGGAAGAGGTGCGCCGTCAGTTCCGTGAAATGCCAGGCATTATGGAGGGCAAAGTAAAGCCAGATTATTCACGCGCGGTAGATATTGTTACGGGACGCGCTATTCGCGCGATGATTGTGCCCGCGCTTTTGCCTATCGTCGCTCCGATTGTCGTCGGTATGCTTCTTGGCGCGGAAGCTCTCGGGGGGCTTTTGGTCGGTGGTATTATTACCGGACTTTTCCTTGCGCTTTCAATGACTTCTGGGGGTGGCGCGTGGGATAATGCCAAGAAATACATTGAAGAGGGCAATTTTGGCGGCAAGGGCTCGGATGCACATAAGGCAGCCGTTACTGGCGATACCGTAGGCGATCCGTTTAAGGATACCGCTGGTCCTGCGATTAACCCTATGATTAAGGTTATGAATATAGTAGCGCTGCTTATTGTTAAGTTCTTGTAG